A window of Exiguobacterium sp. FSL W8-0210 genomic DNA:
ATTATCGAAAAGTGTCATTGAACGTGCGTTTCAGTCGGTAGAACCTTCTGAGATTTTTAGTACGAACCAAGACATGTATTACTTCGCGAAAGATTTGAAGGTGACGGATTGGAAGATTCTCGTTCGAACGCCACGAAGCGTCTTTTATGAACCAGTCTACACGACACGGCAACAGTATTTGATCATCGCTGCCTTGACGCTCGTCCTCAGTCTGATTGTCGGCTATTTGATGTCAAAACAATTGACGGCACCGATGCTTGAACTTGTAAAGAAGATCGAGAAAAGCACCTCACCCAAACCGATTGTTCTCGAGCGTGCCGGATCGAACGAAGTCAAGACACTCGTTGCTGCCTATAACGAGTACGCTCAACGGATGGAAAATGCGCGCCTTGAGCAGTTGAGTCAACAACAAACGATGTTACATCAAGAAAAATTAGCATCACTCGGTCAACTAGCAGCAGGAATTGCCCACGAAATCCGCAATCCACTAACGCCAGTCAAGATGACGTTACAGTTGTTAGCAGCAGAAAAGGATCGTGATCCAGAAATGTTGATTCTCGCCTTATCGGAACTGGATCGAGCAAATGGCATGATTCAAACGATGCTTGATTTATCGAAAGGCGAAAACAATGCGCTTCAAAAAACGACGATTGATATGAATGATTTAATGAAGAAGCTGACATATATCTTAGAAGCGGAAGCTCATCATTACGAAGCGGACTGCAAGATTTATACACCTTCCTTCATGCCAAAGATTTATGCATCAGAAGAGGGGATTTTGCAGATTTTAGCAAACTGTGTTCGAAATGCCCTTCAAGCTGTCGCGTTTAAAGGACCGGATGGAATCTGTCATCTGCATGTCCACGTTTATCCAGAAGAAGTCGTCTTCATTGTTCAGGATAATGGGGTAGGGATGGATGGAAATCAGATTGATCATGTCGGTCAAGCGTTCAAGACATCAAAAGTCGATGGCAATGGACTTGGACTCTTCATGTCGAAACAAATCGTTCGTGATCATAAAGGCAAGATGATCTTTGATAGTAAGCCGGGTGTCGGTACGACGATTCAAGTCCACTTACCTCGAAAGGAGAAAACGGAATGAAATTCAATAAGGCCTGGTTATTCGTCCTGATTGTTTGGATTTCATCCGTTTTGTTCATTTCCAATTTATTCGTCAATCCGGATCCGAGTCCACGTCGTCATCTCGTCGGCTTCACGATCGTCAATGATAAACATGAATTTGCGCAACGGCTCGTCGATGCGTTCAAGACACAAGCCAAACTGAATAAATACGAAGCAGTCGTCGCGACGTCGCATAATTCACGCATCAATGAACGCGAGCAAATTCAAGAGTTCATTCGAATGAAGGTGGATGCAATCTTCGTGACGACGCTTGATGATGTCTATATCGCTAGTACGTTAGAAGAGGCAGCTCGTGCTGGGATTCCGGTCTTCGCGATCGATCGTTTGATCCGCTCCGATGCAGTCGTCAGTTCGATTACCTCGAATAACCAATTGATCGGGGAACAGCTTGCCTCGTTCATCAAACACGAACGCATCAA
This region includes:
- a CDS encoding two-component system sensor histidine kinase NtrB, which produces MESKKMMRSYFFQITAVLFILICLVISALAFTADRVTISRVEQQTEKQSEKSVEVSGNAIRDNVGNLHEEIMSLQLNVKNPDKLKQKIEESNLLDIDTGFKSFFYFDRQTKQVTWFSSEDRRIENSTILKDDEFLQTLTSTDFHMSKLYTMESDAVTYMFVPVRDGNERVGVFGGGLSVMNSIVFRNSLESFDDQTIAYLFNSKKELLATSSNLVPDEERLLSKSVIERAFQSVEPSEIFSTNQDMYYFAKDLKVTDWKILVRTPRSVFYEPVYTTRQQYLIIAALTLVLSLIVGYLMSKQLTAPMLELVKKIEKSTSPKPIVLERAGSNEVKTLVAAYNEYAQRMENARLEQLSQQQTMLHQEKLASLGQLAAGIAHEIRNPLTPVKMTLQLLAAEKDRDPEMLILALSELDRANGMIQTMLDLSKGENNALQKTTIDMNDLMKKLTYILEAEAHHYEADCKIYTPSFMPKIYASEEGILQILANCVRNALQAVAFKGPDGICHLHVHVYPEEVVFIVQDNGVGMDGNQIDHVGQAFKTSKVDGNGLGLFMSKQIVRDHKGKMIFDSKPGVGTTIQVHLPRKEKTE